The Oscillospiraceae bacterium genome contains a region encoding:
- the rpmH gene encoding 50S ribosomal protein L34, with the protein MKRTYQPKKRQRSGVHGFLKRMASKNGRKVIAARRSKGRAKLSA; encoded by the coding sequence ATGAAAAGAACGTACCAGCCCAAGAAGCGTCAGCGCAGCGGCGTGCACGGCTTTTTAAAGCGCATGGCCAGCAAGAACGGCCGCAAGGTAATTGCCGCCCGCCGTTCCAAGGGCCGCGCCAAGCTGTCCGCCTGA